A genomic segment from Cyanobium sp. NIES-981 encodes:
- a CDS encoding DnaJ C-terminal domain-containing protein, which yields MKFKDYYETLGVGREASEEEIKKAYRRLARRYHPDISKEEGHEELFKAVSEAYQTLSDPEKRQAYDQLGRHRPGEEFHPPPEWDTRFWQGQPYREVDLSELFEQMGFRASQRRQPGGGDFPIRGQDVEAVARLRLDEVCHGTEVTLEKPEGLVRIRVPKGVVDGERLRIPGRGGAGSGGAPNGDVYLRIELLPHPLFRPVGHDLYLELPLAPWEAALGAAIELPTLEGRVTVQVKPGAQPGQKLRLAGKGLPKRGQGAGDLYGVLQIVVPKEIGEAEQQLYRELAAASSFQPRPQFNGGSSDG from the coding sequence ATGAAGTTCAAGGACTACTACGAGACCCTCGGCGTCGGTCGGGAGGCGAGCGAGGAGGAGATCAAGAAGGCCTACCGGCGTCTGGCGCGCCGCTATCACCCCGACATCTCCAAGGAGGAGGGCCACGAGGAGCTCTTCAAGGCGGTGAGCGAGGCCTACCAGACCCTCTCCGATCCGGAGAAGCGCCAGGCCTACGACCAGCTGGGCCGCCATCGCCCCGGCGAGGAGTTCCACCCGCCGCCGGAGTGGGACACCCGCTTCTGGCAGGGCCAGCCCTACCGGGAGGTGGACCTCTCGGAGCTGTTCGAGCAGATGGGCTTCCGGGCCTCCCAGCGGCGGCAGCCGGGAGGGGGTGACTTCCCGATTCGCGGCCAAGACGTGGAGGCCGTGGCCCGCCTCCGGCTGGATGAGGTGTGCCACGGCACCGAGGTGACGCTGGAGAAGCCGGAGGGACTGGTGCGCATCCGGGTGCCGAAGGGGGTGGTGGATGGCGAGCGGCTGCGCATTCCCGGCCGCGGCGGCGCCGGCAGCGGCGGGGCACCCAACGGCGATGTGTACCTCAGGATCGAGCTGCTGCCGCACCCCCTGTTCCGGCCGGTGGGGCACGACCTCTACCTCGAGCTGCCGCTGGCCCCGTGGGAGGCGGCCCTGGGGGCCGCGATCGAGCTCCCCACCCTCGAGGGCCGGGTGACGGTGCAGGTGAAGCCCGGAGCGCAGCCGGGCCAGAAGCTGCGGCTGGCCGGCAAGGGCCTGCCGAAACGGGGGCAGGGCGCCGGTGATCTCTACGGCGTGCTGCAGATCGTGGTGCCGAAGGAGATCGGCGAGGCGGAACAGCAGCTCTATCGTGAGCTGGCGGCGGCGTCCTCCTTCCAGCCCCGTCCGCAGTTCAACGGAGGGTCGAGCGATGGCTGA
- a CDS encoding amidohydrolase family protein, whose protein sequence is MGVPGLPLIDSHLHLVDFLQDSDGMEVLLRHMDAAGVERAVLFGMPLVKKWEAFDPVEPHYYLDDEARCYYYAYTDQLVAESLQELPAEQRRRFAPLICGFNPTDRHGVRHIERLMRQPGLWRGVGEVLLRHDDLTNLTQEETARANHPAMMPVYAFCEEHGLPILLHQNSTSVGRHDHYVYLHELEEALSLHPRLTVVWGHCGLSRRVFHERYHAMVDRMLSAHPGLHVDTSWVGFDDEMCARGLVRPEWIALVERHADRFMIGSDLVGHFDGLGERLRRYDALLQALSPQARRRVAGGNAARIFFGDDPEASP, encoded by the coding sequence ATGGGTGTGCCTGGCCTGCCGCTGATCGACAGCCATCTGCACCTGGTGGACTTCCTGCAGGATTCCGACGGCATGGAGGTGCTGCTGCGCCACATGGACGCCGCCGGGGTGGAGCGGGCCGTGCTGTTCGGCATGCCCCTGGTGAAGAAGTGGGAGGCCTTCGATCCGGTGGAGCCCCACTACTACCTCGACGACGAGGCCCGCTGCTACTACTACGCCTACACCGACCAGCTGGTGGCGGAGAGCCTCCAGGAGCTCCCGGCCGAGCAGCGGCGCCGGTTCGCGCCCCTGATCTGCGGCTTCAATCCCACCGACCGCCATGGGGTGCGGCACATCGAGCGGCTGATGCGGCAGCCGGGGCTGTGGCGCGGCGTGGGGGAGGTGCTGCTGCGCCATGACGACCTCACCAACCTCACCCAGGAGGAGACGGCACGGGCCAACCACCCGGCGATGATGCCGGTGTACGCCTTCTGCGAGGAGCACGGCCTGCCGATCCTGCTGCATCAGAACAGCACCTCCGTGGGCCGCCACGACCACTACGTCTATCTGCACGAACTGGAAGAGGCCCTCAGCCTCCATCCCCGCCTCACCGTGGTGTGGGGCCATTGCGGCCTGTCGCGGCGGGTGTTCCACGAGCGCTACCACGCGATGGTGGACCGCATGCTCTCGGCCCACCCGGGCCTGCACGTGGACACGTCCTGGGTGGGGTTCGACGATGAGATGTGCGCCCGCGGGCTGGTGCGGCCGGAGTGGATCGCCCTGGTGGAACGCCACGCCGACCGCTTCATGATCGGCTCCGATCTGGTGGGCCACTTCGACGGCTTGGGTGAGCGGCTGCGCCGCTACGACGCCCTGCTGCAGGCCCTCTCCCCGCAGGCCCGGCGGCGGGTGGCCGGCGGCAACGCCGCGCGCATCTTCTTCGGGGACGACCCCGAAGCGTCACCCTGA
- a CDS encoding aldo/keto reductase, with amino-acid sequence MAGTPRIPLLDGTALPQIGFGTFNIHPDHQPTRANNAATARAVATALDVGYRHIDTAQMYGNEQGVGEAIGVSGLPRQELYVASKLGNDNHRPEDVRRSFGDTLARLGLEQLDLFLMHWPLPSRYGGDYVSTWDAMGSLVDDGRLRTAGVSNFQPAHLERIIGATGRVPAVNQIEVHPYFANRTARQASQRHGVVVVAWSPLGQGSLLLDPLLGRIAAVHGRTVAQIVLRWHCQHGHGVIPKSAHRQRMQDNLDLFGFELSDEEMAAIDGLDRGEAGRIGPHPDTWA; translated from the coding sequence ATGGCCGGCACGCCTCGAATCCCGCTGCTCGACGGCACTGCCCTGCCGCAGATCGGCTTCGGCACGTTCAACATCCATCCAGACCATCAGCCCACCCGGGCGAACAACGCGGCCACCGCCCGGGCGGTGGCCACCGCACTCGATGTGGGCTACCGCCACATCGACACCGCCCAGATGTACGGCAACGAGCAGGGCGTGGGCGAGGCGATCGGCGTCTCCGGCCTCCCGCGGCAGGAGCTCTACGTGGCCAGCAAGCTCGGCAACGACAACCACCGCCCGGAGGATGTGCGGCGCTCGTTCGGCGACACCCTGGCCAGGCTCGGGCTCGAGCAGCTCGACCTGTTCCTGATGCACTGGCCCCTGCCCAGCCGCTACGGCGGTGACTACGTGTCCACCTGGGACGCCATGGGGAGCCTGGTGGACGACGGGCGTCTGCGCACGGCGGGCGTGTCCAACTTCCAGCCCGCCCACCTCGAGCGCATCATCGGCGCCACCGGCCGGGTGCCGGCCGTGAATCAGATCGAAGTGCACCCCTACTTCGCCAACCGCACGGCCCGCCAGGCCTCCCAGCGCCATGGGGTGGTGGTGGTGGCCTGGAGCCCTCTCGGCCAGGGGAGTCTGCTGCTCGACCCCCTGCTCGGCCGGATCGCCGCCGTTCACGGCAGAACGGTGGCCCAGATCGTGCTGCGCTGGCACTGCCAGCATGGCCATGGGGTGATCCCGAAATCGGCGCACCGGCAGCGGATGCAGGACAACCTCGACCTGTTCGGCTTCGAGCTCTCAGACGAGGAGATGGCCGCCATCGATGGGCTCGACCGGGGCGAGGCCGGCCGGATCGGCCCCCACCCCGATACCTGGGCCTAG
- the argS gene encoding arginine--tRNA ligase — protein sequence MLRLAQALEAQLAAALERAFPEAAAAARSAGSPLDPQLAPASKPEFGDFQANGALPLARPLKQPPRAIATAIVAQLQADPAFAELCAEPQIAGPGFINLTLRPQRLAAEVAERLGDPRLGVPRVQGPGGKAPAPVVVDFSSPNIAKEMHVGHLRSTIIGDALARVLEFRGHPVLRLNHVGDWGTQFGMLITHLKQVAPEALTTADAVDLGDLVAFYREAKKRFDEDEAFQAIAREEVVKLQGGDPVSLKAWGLLCDQSRREFQKIYDRLDIQLRERGESFYNPYLEAVVADLEAAGLLVTDAGARCVFLEGVSGKDGQPLPVIVQKSDGGFNYATTDLAAIRYRFAPPPVGDGARRVIYVTDAGQAGHFAGVFQVARRAAWVPQGARLEHVPFGLVQGDDGKKLKTRAGDTVRLRDLLDEAVERAEADLRRRLEEEGRSEDEAFIAHVATTVGLAAVKYADLSQNRITNYQFSFDRMLALQGNTAPYLLYAVVRIAGIARKGGDLEGAVEASSLRFNEPQEWALVRELLKFDAVVAEVEEELLPNRLCSYLFELSQVFNRFYDQVPVLKADPEARLSRLALCRLTADTLRLGLGLLGIPTLERM from the coding sequence ATGCTCCGACTCGCCCAAGCCCTTGAAGCCCAGCTCGCGGCGGCCCTGGAGCGGGCGTTCCCCGAGGCGGCCGCCGCGGCCCGATCCGCCGGGAGCCCCCTGGATCCCCAGCTGGCGCCCGCCAGCAAGCCCGAATTCGGCGACTTCCAGGCCAACGGCGCCCTGCCCCTGGCCAGGCCGCTGAAGCAGCCGCCGCGGGCGATCGCCACCGCGATCGTGGCGCAGCTTCAGGCCGATCCGGCCTTCGCGGAGCTCTGCGCTGAACCCCAGATCGCCGGGCCCGGCTTCATCAACCTCACCCTGCGGCCCCAGCGGCTGGCGGCGGAGGTGGCCGAGCGGCTGGGCGACCCGCGCCTGGGGGTGCCGCGCGTGCAGGGCCCCGGGGGCAAGGCACCGGCGCCGGTGGTGGTGGACTTCTCCAGCCCCAACATCGCCAAGGAGATGCACGTGGGGCACCTGCGCTCCACGATCATCGGCGACGCGCTGGCGCGGGTGCTGGAGTTCCGCGGCCACCCGGTGCTGCGGCTCAACCACGTGGGCGACTGGGGCACCCAGTTCGGCATGCTGATCACCCACCTCAAGCAGGTGGCGCCCGAGGCGCTCACCACCGCCGACGCGGTGGACCTGGGCGATCTGGTGGCCTTCTACCGCGAGGCCAAGAAGCGCTTCGACGAGGACGAAGCCTTCCAGGCCATCGCCCGTGAGGAGGTGGTGAAGCTGCAGGGGGGCGATCCGGTGTCGCTGAAGGCCTGGGGGCTGCTGTGCGACCAGAGCCGCCGCGAATTTCAGAAGATCTACGACCGGCTCGACATCCAGTTGCGCGAGCGCGGCGAATCCTTCTACAACCCCTATCTCGAGGCGGTGGTGGCCGATCTGGAGGCCGCCGGCCTGCTCGTGACCGACGCCGGCGCCCGCTGCGTGTTCCTCGAGGGGGTGAGCGGCAAGGACGGCCAGCCGCTGCCGGTGATCGTGCAGAAGAGCGACGGCGGCTTCAACTACGCCACCACCGACCTGGCCGCGATCCGCTACCGCTTCGCGCCGCCGCCTGTGGGTGACGGGGCCCGCCGGGTGATCTACGTGACCGACGCCGGCCAGGCTGGGCACTTCGCCGGCGTGTTCCAGGTGGCGCGGCGGGCCGCCTGGGTGCCGCAGGGGGCGCGGCTGGAGCACGTGCCCTTCGGGCTGGTGCAGGGCGACGACGGCAAGAAGCTCAAGACCCGCGCCGGCGACACGGTGCGGCTGCGGGATCTGCTCGATGAGGCGGTGGAGCGGGCCGAGGCGGATCTGCGCCGGCGCCTGGAGGAGGAGGGCCGCAGCGAAGACGAGGCCTTCATCGCCCACGTGGCCACCACGGTGGGCCTGGCGGCGGTGAAGTACGCCGACCTCAGCCAGAACCGGATCACCAACTACCAGTTCAGCTTTGATCGGATGCTGGCGCTGCAGGGCAACACGGCGCCCTATCTGCTCTATGCCGTGGTGCGGATCGCCGGCATCGCGCGCAAAGGGGGCGATCTGGAGGGGGCGGTGGAGGCCTCTTCCCTGCGCTTCAACGAACCGCAGGAGTGGGCCCTGGTGCGGGAGCTGCTGAAGTTCGACGCCGTGGTGGCCGAGGTGGAGGAGGAGCTGCTGCCCAACCGCCTCTGCAGCTATCTGTTCGAGCTCAGCCAGGTGTTCAACCGCTTCTACGACCAGGTGCCGGTGCTCAAGGCCGACCCTGAAGCCCGCCTCTCGCGCCTGGCCCTCTGCCGGCTCACGGCCGATACCCTGCGGCTGGGGCTGGGGCTGCTGGGCATTCCCACGCTGGAGCGGATGTGA
- a CDS encoding glutamate synthase-related protein, with translation MTAPKVAARTPIAVSLEEGKEYYYCACGRSSEQPFCDGSHEGSGFTPLAFVAQKSGKAVLCRCKQTATPPYCDGTHARVPADRVGTTYAVDQDGDADSGDAEAGEDEEGEHEPPEQGASSGGKMPQPRATQEEPNLELIHQLAEHGLAQVGPQGPVVSMGVPRSLLPRWDDIQILTAQLARQPLADAAPVGTELVIGPRARQPLRLEIPLLVSDMSFGALSEEAKRALASGAELAGTGICSGEGGMLPAEQAANHRYLYELAPAMFGYREELLSRVQAFHFKAGQAAKTGVGGHLPGAKVSAAIAAVRGIPAGEAACSPASFADLRTPDDFRQFGDRVRQLSGGIPVGFKLSAQHIEADLDFALEAGADYLILDGRGGGTGASPQLLRDHIAVPTIPALARARAHLERRGASGQVSLIITGGIRTPADCIKALALGADGIALANAAIQAIGCVGSRICHTNRCPAGVATQDPALRSRLQVEPAAQWLDRFLRATVALMQAMARACGHDHLHRMDRHDLASWQRPLAELAGIAWSGAAPTGGSA, from the coding sequence ATGACCGCGCCGAAGGTTGCCGCCCGTACGCCCATCGCCGTGAGCCTGGAGGAGGGGAAGGAGTACTACTACTGCGCCTGCGGCCGTTCCTCGGAGCAGCCCTTCTGCGACGGCTCCCACGAGGGCAGCGGCTTCACTCCCCTGGCCTTCGTGGCCCAGAAGAGCGGCAAGGCGGTGCTCTGCCGCTGCAAGCAGACCGCCACGCCCCCCTACTGCGATGGCACCCATGCCCGCGTTCCCGCCGATCGGGTGGGCACCACCTACGCCGTGGACCAGGACGGGGATGCCGACAGCGGAGATGCCGAAGCGGGCGAGGACGAGGAGGGTGAGCACGAGCCGCCGGAGCAGGGCGCGTCCTCCGGCGGCAAGATGCCCCAGCCCCGGGCCACGCAGGAGGAGCCCAATCTGGAGCTGATCCACCAGCTCGCCGAGCACGGCCTCGCGCAGGTGGGGCCCCAGGGGCCGGTGGTGTCGATGGGGGTGCCCCGCTCCCTGCTGCCCCGGTGGGACGACATCCAGATCCTCACGGCCCAGCTGGCGCGCCAGCCCCTGGCCGATGCCGCCCCGGTGGGCACCGAGCTGGTGATCGGCCCCCGGGCCCGGCAGCCGCTGCGGCTGGAGATCCCCCTGCTGGTGTCGGACATGAGCTTCGGGGCCCTCTCCGAGGAGGCCAAGCGGGCCCTGGCCAGCGGCGCCGAATTGGCCGGCACCGGCATCTGCTCCGGCGAAGGCGGCATGCTGCCCGCCGAGCAGGCCGCCAACCACCGCTACCTCTACGAACTCGCCCCGGCGATGTTCGGCTATCGCGAGGAGCTCCTGAGCCGGGTGCAGGCCTTTCACTTCAAGGCCGGCCAGGCGGCCAAGACCGGCGTGGGCGGGCACCTGCCTGGCGCCAAGGTGTCGGCCGCCATCGCCGCGGTGCGGGGCATCCCCGCAGGTGAGGCCGCCTGTTCACCCGCCAGCTTCGCCGACCTCCGCACCCCAGACGACTTCCGCCAGTTCGGTGATCGGGTGCGGCAGCTCAGCGGCGGCATCCCGGTGGGCTTCAAGCTGAGCGCCCAGCACATCGAGGCGGATCTCGATTTCGCCCTCGAGGCCGGGGCCGACTACCTGATCCTCGATGGCCGCGGCGGCGGCACCGGCGCCTCCCCGCAGCTGCTGCGCGATCACATCGCCGTGCCTACCATTCCCGCCCTGGCCCGGGCCCGGGCCCATCTCGAGCGCCGCGGCGCCAGCGGCCAGGTGAGCCTGATCATCACGGGCGGCATCCGCACCCCCGCCGACTGCATCAAGGCCCTGGCCCTGGGCGCCGACGGCATCGCCCTGGCCAATGCCGCCATCCAGGCGATCGGCTGCGTGGGCTCGCGCATCTGCCACACCAACCGCTGCCCGGCCGGGGTGGCCACCCAGGATCCCGCGCTGCGGAGCCGTCTGCAGGTGGAGCCCGCCGCCCAGTGGCTGGATCGCTTCCTGCGGGCCACGGTGGCGCTGATGCAGGCGATGGCCCGCGCCTGCGGCCACGACCACTTGCACCGCATGGACCGCCACGATCTGGCCAGCTGGCAGCGGCCCCTGGCGGAGCTGGCCGGCATCGCCTGGAGCGGGGCGGCGCCGACGGGTGGATCGGCTTGA
- a CDS encoding alpha-amylase family protein has product MRTVTLHAFNWTYQDILDNLDAIAAVGYGAILIPPPLYSDPNGEAWWQRYQPKDYRILLSHLGGKRELEQLIAACHASDPPIRVYADLVINHMANEARDDRLNFPGAAELERYRQDPDTFERNRLYGDLGEGLFSPWDFNQAGEIDGHEWSDRGAVQFQNLSGLPDLQDSAWVLEQQHQMVSALVAMGFDGFRVDAIKHITEKMVDNLADRPAVRNKFWFGEVLTGGDHDEQVFLWPFLQETWMSAYDFPLFTTMREAFGFGGSMRSLVDPAAAGNALPWHRAVTFVVTHDIPHNDGFRYAILDPQDEHLAYAYVLGRDGGVPLIYSDHNESAYAVDRDRWFDVYKRADLAAMVQFHNAVHGEAMALLHATDVLLIFRRGERGIVAINKSATEQWAEFSTWGLRNPGQYRDLIHGHTMTLSGDRLSLFVPPRTAQMWLATG; this is encoded by the coding sequence ATGCGCACGGTTACCCTGCACGCCTTCAACTGGACGTACCAGGACATCCTTGACAACCTGGATGCCATTGCAGCGGTGGGCTACGGCGCCATTCTGATCCCGCCGCCGCTGTATTCCGACCCGAACGGCGAGGCCTGGTGGCAGCGCTACCAGCCGAAGGATTACCGCATCCTGCTCTCCCACCTCGGCGGCAAGCGGGAGCTGGAGCAGCTGATCGCCGCCTGCCATGCCAGCGACCCACCGATCCGGGTGTATGCGGATCTGGTGATCAACCACATGGCCAACGAAGCCCGCGACGACCGGCTGAACTTCCCCGGCGCGGCGGAGCTGGAGCGCTACCGGCAGGATCCGGACACCTTTGAGCGCAACCGGCTGTACGGCGATCTCGGCGAAGGCCTGTTCTCACCGTGGGACTTCAACCAGGCGGGCGAAATCGACGGCCATGAGTGGAGCGATCGTGGCGCCGTGCAGTTTCAGAACCTCTCCGGCCTGCCCGACCTGCAGGATTCTGCCTGGGTGCTGGAGCAGCAGCACCAGATGGTGAGCGCCCTGGTGGCGATGGGATTCGATGGGTTCCGCGTGGATGCCATCAAGCACATCACCGAGAAGATGGTGGACAACCTGGCCGACAGGCCCGCTGTGAGGAACAAGTTCTGGTTCGGCGAAGTGCTCACCGGCGGCGATCACGATGAGCAGGTGTTTCTGTGGCCCTTCCTGCAGGAAACCTGGATGTCTGCCTATGACTTCCCCCTGTTCACCACGATGCGGGAAGCCTTCGGTTTCGGGGGGTCGATGCGCAGCCTGGTGGACCCCGCCGCTGCTGGCAACGCCCTGCCCTGGCACCGTGCCGTGACGTTTGTCGTGACCCACGACATCCCCCACAACGATGGCTTCCGTTACGCCATCCTCGATCCCCAGGATGAGCATCTGGCCTATGCCTATGTGCTGGGCCGCGATGGGGGCGTGCCGCTGATCTACTCCGATCACAATGAATCCGCCTATGCGGTGGATCGCGACCGCTGGTTCGATGTCTACAAGCGCGCCGACCTTGCGGCCATGGTGCAGTTCCACAATGCCGTGCACGGCGAGGCCATGGCCCTGCTCCATGCCACCGACGTGCTGCTGATCTTCCGGCGCGGCGAGCGGGGGATTGTGGCGATCAACAAAAGTGCCACCGAGCAGTGGGCCGAGTTCAGCACCTGGGGGCTGAGGAACCCGGGGCAGTACAGGGATCTGATCCATGGGCACACCATGACCCTCTCCGGCGACCGGCTCAGCCTGTTTGTGCCGCCCCGCACAGCCCAGATGTGGCTCGCCACGGGGTAG
- a CDS encoding IS3 family transposase (programmed frameshift), producing the protein MKRKRHTPEQIIRKLRTAEQLLNQGQSVADVYRTLEVSAPTYHRWQQLYGGMKATEAKRLKELEQENSRLKRLLADAELDKAMLKELGRGKLLSPERRRRAVMVLQDRFRVSQRRACRLAGQNRNTQRRPMPVTAIEEQKLRRRIRELALRHVRWGRRLVYRRLRLEGWSVNHKRVQRIWREEGLQRPLPRRRKRSRPAGGSKELLRAEYPHHVWAVDFQFDQTMDGRRLKFLNIVDEYSRLCLAIHVGRRCKAVDVIDTIEELLKQHPAPTHLRMDNGPEFIAHALQEWCTGSGSSTAYIAPGSPWENPFVESFNSRFRDEFLNIELFASVPEARLLAEQYRMEYNTYRPHSALQGHTPLETLQQWRAA; encoded by the exons ATGAAACGCAAGCGTCACACACCCGAGCAGATCATCCGCAAGCTGCGCACCGCTGAGCAGCTTCTCAACCAGGGCCAGAGCGTCGCTGATGTGTACAGGACCCTGGAGGTTTCTGCTCCCACCTACCACCGCTGGCAGCAGCTCTATGGCGGCATGAAAGCCACCGAGGCCAAACGCCTCAAGGAGCTGGAGCAGGAGAACAGCCGGCTCAAGCGATTGCTCGCGGATGCTGAGCTCGATAAAGCGATGCTCAAGGAGCTGG GCCGAGGGAAACTTCTGAGCCCGGAACGACGCCGCAGGGCCGTGATGGTTCTGCAGGATCGCTTCCGGGTCTCACAGCGTCGTGCCTGCCGGCTGGCGGGCCAGAACCGCAACACCCAGCGCCGGCCCATGCCGGTGACGGCCATCGAGGAGCAGAAGCTACGTCGGCGGATCCGCGAGCTGGCCCTGCGCCATGTGCGCTGGGGCCGGCGGCTGGTCTACCGCCGGTTGCGGCTGGAAGGCTGGAGCGTCAACCACAAGCGGGTGCAACGGATCTGGCGGGAGGAGGGTCTCCAGCGGCCCCTGCCGCGCCGGCGCAAGCGCTCCCGGCCTGCGGGCGGCTCAAAGGAGCTGCTGAGGGCCGAGTACCCACACCACGTGTGGGCGGTCGACTTCCAGTTCGACCAGACAATGGATGGGCGCAGACTGAAGTTCCTCAATATTGTGGATGAATACAGTCGACTGTGCCTGGCTATTCATGTCGGCAGACGCTGCAAGGCGGTCGACGTGATCGACACCATTGAGGAACTACTCAAGCAGCATCCAGCACCCACTCATCTGCGAATGGACAATGGGCCTGAGTTCATTGCCCATGCATTGCAGGAATGGTGCACAGGCAGTGGCTCCAGCACGGCGTACATCGCGCCAGGTTCACCCTGGGAGAATCCATTTGTGGAATCATTCAACAGCCGCTTTCGGGATGAATTCCTGAATATCGAGCTGTTCGCGTCGGTGCCGGAAGCCAGGCTGTTGGCAGAGCAGTACCGGATGGAGTACAACACCTACAGACCGCATTCGGCGCTCCAGGGGCATACGCCCCTGGAGACCCTCCAGCAGTGGAGAGCGGCCTGA
- a CDS encoding MFS transporter, protein MAPVRPQDQAADDPADDPAGGDGAVAGGWAVVTLACLGSVLGQAGLFVDLASLPAMARDFQVSDAAAQNTITTYALGYGLAQLVWGPLADRHGRRLVLLAGLGLYAAASLLLATLTSLPAFLLVRLAMGIGAGCGTSVSRAALRDVFSDRCLAQRMSIVGICFAGALGIVPFAGSLVARLGSWRLDFLLLALAALATAWFILRWVKETHSPAPAQRSFGGHPGATLAGYITLLLHPRFLLPAALATLSTAMLACYDAVSPFLLETDLGAGQGRFGQLSLPMSAAYLAGAATVSRRVVAVGQHRLLAAGGLWLVGGSLLMLLLGITAQLSSASLVLPMALVTIGCGLIIPIGLAMPMQAFPTRAGQASALTGFLQQEGSALVVFLATLLPHATQRPLALTLLALALLVALLVGSWRRHASA, encoded by the coding sequence GTGGCCCCGGTACGGCCCCAGGACCAGGCGGCCGACGATCCGGCTGACGATCCGGCCGGGGGCGACGGGGCGGTGGCTGGCGGCTGGGCGGTGGTGACGCTGGCCTGCCTCGGCTCGGTGCTGGGCCAGGCCGGGCTGTTTGTGGACCTCGCCTCCCTGCCCGCCATGGCGCGCGACTTCCAGGTGAGCGACGCCGCGGCCCAGAACACGATCACCACCTATGCCCTGGGCTATGGCCTGGCCCAGCTGGTCTGGGGCCCCCTGGCCGATCGCCATGGCCGTCGCCTCGTGCTGCTGGCCGGTCTGGGACTCTACGCAGCGGCCAGCCTCCTGCTGGCCACGCTCACCTCCCTGCCCGCCTTCCTGCTGGTGCGGCTCGCCATGGGGATCGGGGCCGGCTGCGGCACCTCCGTGTCCAGGGCGGCGCTGCGGGACGTGTTCAGCGACCGCTGCCTGGCCCAGCGGATGTCGATCGTGGGCATCTGCTTCGCCGGAGCCCTCGGCATCGTGCCGTTCGCCGGCAGCCTGGTGGCGCGCCTGGGCTCGTGGCGGCTGGACTTTCTCCTGCTCGCCCTCGCCGCCCTCGCCACGGCCTGGTTCATCCTCCGCTGGGTGAAGGAAACCCACAGCCCCGCCCCGGCGCAGCGGAGCTTCGGCGGGCATCCCGGCGCCACCCTGGCCGGCTACATCACGCTGCTGCTGCATCCGCGCTTCCTGCTGCCGGCGGCCCTCGCCACGCTCAGCACCGCGATGCTGGCCTGCTACGACGCGGTCAGCCCCTTCCTGCTGGAGACGGATCTGGGGGCGGGCCAGGGCCGGTTCGGCCAGCTCTCCCTGCCGATGAGCGCCGCCTACCTGGCCGGCGCCGCCACGGTGAGCCGCCGGGTGGTGGCGGTGGGGCAGCACCGCCTGCTGGCCGCCGGGGGCCTCTGGCTCGTGGGCGGCAGCCTGCTGATGCTCCTGCTGGGCATCACAGCCCAACTGAGCAGTGCCTCCCTGGTGCTGCCGATGGCCCTGGTCACCATCGGCTGCGGCCTGATCATCCCGATCGGCCTGGCGATGCCCATGCAGGCCTTCCCCACCCGTGCCGGCCAGGCCTCCGCCCTCACCGGCTTCCTGCAGCAGGAGGGCTCGGCCCTGGTGGTGTTCCTCGCCACGCTGCTGCCCCACGCGACCCAGCGGCCACTGGCGCTCACCCTGCTGGCCCTGGCGCTGCTGGTGGCCCTGCTGGTGGGGAGCTGGCGCCGCCATGCCTCCGCCTGA
- a CDS encoding chaperone modulator CbpM: MADDLLIPAEGDAPVESAELLAASGLAQEELVELVEFGVFETQAGGSGWSFQARVVHQARRAVKLRDAFGLNPPGMALALTYLEKIEALEQRVRELECHLPR, encoded by the coding sequence ATGGCTGACGATCTGCTGATCCCGGCGGAGGGCGACGCACCGGTGGAGTCGGCGGAACTGCTGGCGGCCTCGGGCCTGGCCCAGGAGGAGCTGGTGGAACTGGTGGAGTTCGGGGTGTTCGAAACCCAGGCGGGCGGCAGCGGCTGGAGCTTCCAGGCGCGGGTGGTGCACCAGGCCCGGCGGGCGGTGAAGCTGCGCGATGCCTTCGGGCTCAACCCCCCCGGCATGGCCCTGGCCCTCACCTATCTGGAGAAGATCGAAGCGCTGGAGCAGCGGGTGCGGGAACTAGAGTGTCATCTGCCCCGTTGA